Proteins encoded in a region of the Elizabethkingia bruuniana genome:
- a CDS encoding type 1 glutamine amidotransferase, with product MNHEIKIAILDMNNNHPNQGMRNIKAISETFKANSGYQVSIEIFDVRHKYEMPKIEDFDIFISSGGPGNPHKEGFVWEENYNRFLNAVWKHNKENESKKYMFLICHSFQLACIYWDLAEVTQRKSYSFGVMPIHKTEAGEKDFLLKNLPEPFYAVDSRAYQVIQPKTNHLEKHGMQILALEKERPYVDLERAVMAIRFSEEIFGTQFHPEADPEGFLESLKVEKYKNSIIEDYGLDKYQETIDRIDDEDKVVLTRKEILPVFLEFAAQQISKTVSLA from the coding sequence ATGAACCACGAAATAAAAATTGCAATACTCGACATGAACAACAATCATCCTAACCAAGGGATGCGAAATATAAAAGCTATATCGGAAACATTCAAAGCCAATTCCGGATATCAGGTCAGTATTGAGATTTTTGACGTTCGTCACAAATATGAAATGCCTAAAATCGAAGATTTTGATATTTTCATTTCTTCCGGAGGTCCCGGAAATCCGCATAAGGAAGGTTTTGTATGGGAGGAGAATTACAATCGTTTTCTGAATGCTGTATGGAAACATAACAAAGAAAATGAATCTAAAAAGTATATGTTTCTTATCTGCCATTCATTCCAGCTAGCCTGCATTTATTGGGATCTGGCTGAAGTTACTCAAAGAAAGTCTTATTCTTTCGGAGTTATGCCGATCCATAAGACAGAAGCTGGTGAAAAAGATTTTTTACTGAAAAATCTTCCCGAACCTTTCTATGCAGTAGATTCCAGAGCTTATCAGGTTATACAGCCTAAAACAAATCATCTGGAAAAACACGGAATGCAGATTTTGGCACTGGAGAAAGAACGTCCATATGTTGATCTGGAAAGGGCTGTAATGGCTATTCGGTTTTCCGAAGAGATATTTGGAACTCAATTCCACCCGGAAGCAGATCCGGAAGGCTTTCTGGAATCTCTGAAAGTTGAAAAATACAAAAACAGTATTATTGAAGATTACGGACTGGATAAATATCAGGAAACAATAGACCGTATTGACGACGAAGATAAAGTAGTACTTACAAGAAAAGAAATCCTGCCAGTATTTTTGGAGTTTGCCGCACAGCAGATTTCTAAAACTGTTTCCCTGGCCTAA